The genomic window AAAGCATCAATCTGCCCTATCAGGGTAAGCAGCATCTGAGCTTCATCGGCATTGCCGACATAGCGAGCCACCCAATCTTCTAAGTGAAAATCGGGATCATTAAAGTGCGCTTCGCGAACAGAGACCATCTAATTTATTTCCTTATCCGTGCTCAGGGAGAAAGTGGGCACCACTTCAGCTCTCCTATCTTCAGCATTGGCGCGAACTTGTCAAACCTAACTGACCAAAAACTCACGTTTTTTACGTTATTCAAACGCTTTGCTTACTTTACAGATCCACGCTTAGCCGCTGAAATATCGCTATCTAACCGACGCTAAGTGCCACTAAATTTATTTTACCAACTCAAATAATGCCATCGCTTCGATATGGTGCGTCTGCGGGAACATATCGATTAATCCAAGCTTTTGTAACTTGTAGCCTCGCTCGAGTAATACCGCACTATCGCGGCCTAAACTGGCGGGATTACAAGACACATACACTACCTTGCGCGGCTTCATTTTCTTCAGCCACTGTAAACTTTCAAAGGCACCGGCGCGGGCGGGATCGAGCAATAATTTATCAATTTTGCCCATCCAAGGCTCGAGGGATAAATCAGCACTCAAATCGCCGTGGTAAAAGGTCAGGTTATCGAGTCCATTAGCTAAGGCATTATCCCGCGCTTGGCTCACCATTTCGGCAACCCCTTCAACGCCTACCACATCCGCGCCTATTTTGGCTAAGGGCAAACTGAAATTCCCCATACCGCAGAACAAATCTAAAATTCGCTCGCTGGCCTGCGGGGCTAACCAATCCATGGCTTGCTCGACCATGGCCTTGTTGATTTGGCCATTAACCTGCACAAAGTTACCCGGCGTGAACCGTAAACTGACGGCCTGCGGGCTGGCCGAATCTTGATCATCGAGAAGCGTATAACTCGGTAGCATTAATACCTCACCGACACCGTGGAACTGCCCTTCATTATCCTGCAGACAAAGGTGGATCTGATGCTGCTCGGCAAAGGCTGACAACTTAGCAAGATCTTTATCGTTTAACGCTTTAGTGATCCGCAGCACTGCAAAGTGACCATTATCGGCTTCAATAAGTTCTAAATGACCTAGGCTTGCTTTAGCCGACAATTGATTCAGCAACTTAGCAAAGGGGACGATCAAATCCGATAACGGCTTAGCTAACACCTGACACTGGCTGATAGGCACCACATTGCTGCTACTGGCGGCGCGAAAGCCTAAACTTAACTGTTTGGTATTTTTATCGAATAAAGTTGCAAGGCGGGCACGGCGGCGATAATGCCAGCCTTCCCCCGTAAGTGCAGGCGATAAAGCTCCGCCTTCAGTGCCAGCAAACTTCGCCATAATATCCAGCAGCGCAGCTTCTTTATGCTCACGCTGCCCCGCTAAGGACATATGCTGTAAATCACAACCGCCACAGGCATGGTAATGGGGACAGGCCGGCGCAACCCGCTCAACACTAGGCGTTTCTACCGTTATTAATTTAGCGCGGGCATAATTTTTCTTCTGCTCCGTCAGCTGTACCTGCACGTTTTCATTAGGCAGCGCACCTGGGATGAACACGACTTTTCCCTGATGTTGTGCTATACCTGCCCCTAAGTGATCGAGCTGGTTGACCGTCAGCGACAATTTGGCCGACAACTGTTTGGAACTATTTGGTTTTGCTTTAAAAAATTGTGCCATTTCGGCCTCTAAATCAATAAAAAACTGGCAAAGACAGGCCTTTTTCTGGCAGTCTTATAAAACGATTATGTCTCTGTTTCAGGAATTACCACCGCTGCTATGAACCCTGTCAACAACATGACCAAATACAGCCTACGTTCTTGGGTTCTGGTACTGGCGCTTGCGCCAACGATCTTGGTCGGTATTCTTCTGGGCAGCTACTTTACCATAAACCGTTTTTATGAGCTCGAAGATACGCTCATCGAGCAGGGCAGTAATATTATTGAGCCCCTCGCCATCGCCAGTGAAGGGGGATTAGTCAGCAACGATCGTGAAGCTACAAAACGTCTACTCGCCGCGGCGCAGCTCAATAAATCCACCTTAGTGAAATCCATCGCCATTTTTGATATTCACAACCAGCTGTTTGTCACTTCCCATTACCATAAAGACTTTGAGATCATGCGCTATAAAGAGGCGCTGGGCAATTTACAGCAGACAGAAATCGAACATGTCGGCGATAGCCTGATTTTACGCACCCCCATTTTTGCCACAGCGCCCACCGCAGCCCCAGCCGATACGGAGACCCATTTCGAGAATGGCGAGCTGTTGGGGTATATTTCCGTCATTATCAATAAGGAGCGCGCTTTACTCGAGCAGCACAGGGCCGCCGTTGCCGCTTTTATTATTGTGTTGATCGGGGTGCAATTAAACCTGCTATTCACTTTCCGCTTAGTGAAAAACGTCACTCAGCCTATTACCGAAATGGTGCGTGTGGTCGCCAAAATCCGTGAGGGCAAATTAGATGCGCGTTTAGATGGCAATCTGATTGGGGAGCTGGATTTACTCAAACGCGGTATCAATGCCATGGCGGGTTCGCTGTCGGAATACCACGATGAGATGCAGCAAAATATCGATCAGGCAACGTCGGATTTACGGGAAACCTTAGAACAGATTGAAATCCAAAACGTCGAGCTAGACTTAGCCAAGAAACGCGCCTTAGAAGCCAGCCGAATTAAATCTGAATTCTTAGCCAATATGTCCCACGAGTTACGCACACCGCTCAATGGCGTTATCGGTTTTGCGCGGCAATTAGTGAAAACCCCTTTGCATTCGAGCCAAGTCGATTACATCAATACCATTGAGCGCAGCGCCACCAACCTGCTGGCTATCATTAACGATATCCTCGACTTTTCTAAACTCGAAGCCGGTAAAATGGTGTTAGAAAACATGCCCTTCGGTTTACGGGAAACCATAGGCGACACTATGACCTTGATCTCAGGTAGCGCCCAAGCAAAGGGCCTAGAACTGGTCGTCGATATCGCCCCCAATGTACCCGACAGTGTCAATGGCGATGCCATGCGTGTATGCCAAATTATCAATAACTTAGTCGGCAATGCGATCAAGTTTACCGACTCGGGTAGCGTATTAGTCAAACTCGAATTACAGAGTCAATCGGACGAACAAGTCGTACTACGCTGTGATGTCATAGACACGGGCATTGGTATTGATGAAAGCCAGCAGGACTTTTTATTTCAAGCCTTTGGCCAAGCCGATTCATCCATATCGCGCCGCTTCGGCGGCACAGGGCTTGGTTTAGTCATCACCAAACGTTTAGTCAATCAAATGGGCGGCCAAATTGGTTTTACCTCCTCCGTCGATAAGGGCTCAAATTTCTGGTTTACCCTGCCATTAGGGCTTGGCCAATTCCAGCTTGGCGACTCGCTGCCGCTTGAGAAACTCAAACATAAAACCATACTCTTTTATGAGCCTAGGGTACTGACACACTCAGTCCTCAGCCGCCAATTGCAACTCTGGGAGACCAAAGTCACCCACCATCAGCATATTCCAAGCTTACTCATCACCCTCAGCACCACCGAGGGCAACTTCGATTATATTCTGTTGAGTTGCCACGGTTTTAGTGATGCAGGCCAACTGGTTAATACCTTAAATCTAGCCAAAACAAAAACCGATT from Shewanella putrefaciens includes these protein-coding regions:
- the rlmD gene encoding 23S rRNA (uracil(1939)-C(5))-methyltransferase RlmD; this translates as MAQFFKAKPNSSKQLSAKLSLTVNQLDHLGAGIAQHQGKVVFIPGALPNENVQVQLTEQKKNYARAKLITVETPSVERVAPACPHYHACGGCDLQHMSLAGQREHKEAALLDIMAKFAGTEGGALSPALTGEGWHYRRRARLATLFDKNTKQLSLGFRAASSSNVVPISQCQVLAKPLSDLIVPFAKLLNQLSAKASLGHLELIEADNGHFAVLRITKALNDKDLAKLSAFAEQHQIHLCLQDNEGQFHGVGEVLMLPSYTLLDDQDSASPQAVSLRFTPGNFVQVNGQINKAMVEQAMDWLAPQASERILDLFCGMGNFSLPLAKIGADVVGVEGVAEMVSQARDNALANGLDNLTFYHGDLSADLSLEPWMGKIDKLLLDPARAGAFESLQWLKKMKPRKVVYVSCNPASLGRDSAVLLERGYKLQKLGLIDMFPQTHHIEAMALFELVK
- the barA gene encoding two-component sensor histidine kinase BarA — its product is MNPVNNMTKYSLRSWVLVLALAPTILVGILLGSYFTINRFYELEDTLIEQGSNIIEPLAIASEGGLVSNDREATKRLLAAAQLNKSTLVKSIAIFDIHNQLFVTSHYHKDFEIMRYKEALGNLQQTEIEHVGDSLILRTPIFATAPTAAPADTETHFENGELLGYISVIINKERALLEQHRAAVAAFIIVLIGVQLNLLFTFRLVKNVTQPITEMVRVVAKIREGKLDARLDGNLIGELDLLKRGINAMAGSLSEYHDEMQQNIDQATSDLRETLEQIEIQNVELDLAKKRALEASRIKSEFLANMSHELRTPLNGVIGFARQLVKTPLHSSQVDYINTIERSATNLLAIINDILDFSKLEAGKMVLENMPFGLRETIGDTMTLISGSAQAKGLELVVDIAPNVPDSVNGDAMRVCQIINNLVGNAIKFTDSGSVLVKLELQSQSDEQVVLRCDVIDTGIGIDESQQDFLFQAFGQADSSISRRFGGTGLGLVITKRLVNQMGGQIGFTSSVDKGSNFWFTLPLGLGQFQLGDSLPLEKLKHKTILFYEPRVLTHSVLSRQLQLWETKVTHHQHIPSLLITLSTTEGNFDYILLSCHGFSDAGQLVNTLNLAKTKTDCLIVLYDCQEQDALSQFIRPNADVVLSLPVSEHQLARNMLYPPMEYDIVAPIAIAAPAARQSLTVLAVDDNFANLKLIETLLNELVTTVVAVNSGEDAVKQAKSRTFDLIFMDIQMPGTDGISATKQIRQGSMNRNTPIIAVTAHAIAEERELILGSGMDGYLPKPIDEAALKVVINRWITRPKFTHFDLHTLNWDLCLTQANHKSDLALDMLRMLLDSLPKTVETIQTSLNQNDQATMLSTIHKLHGASCYCGVPTTQRLCQEIESALKRETPVADLEPEILELLDELTKVESAAKQVLSQLSAEITDDQKNGLL